Part of the Quercus robur chromosome 5, dhQueRobu3.1, whole genome shotgun sequence genome, CCAGGTACAATATGAGCCTTAAACCTGTATACTTCTACTGAAAATTTCACCTTATAAGGTTAATGTTAAAACCATAGCAGTAGCTCCGTAAATATTTGTTCAAACTCTTTTTCACCCGCTCGCACCACAATATTCACAATTGTACACATAATGTatgcatttttaaaaaagtaatgacAATGACACACTACTTGTTATATCACCTTACACATACTACCACATGAATTAAAATCATgattttaaaacataatttcaaaataaagtgTGTATGTAGTGCGCAATAATAAATAGTAtttaataaaagattttctgatttaaaagtttaaaacatagaaaaagaatatatacaACCGTGTGAAATAAGTTGTGAGAAAGTTGTGCGAGAAAAATCATTATCTTTAAATAGTATGGCTTTCATGTTTCTTATTTGCAAATGTGGTGGTTGGTGGCAGTGCTCCTAAATGGTTTGGCTTGCAAGGATCCTAAGACGGTTGTAGCCAATGATTTTTCAAGCAGTGGACTTCATATAGCAGGCAACACATCAAACCCTGAAGGGTTAAGCGTGGCCTCTGCACAAATTCCAGGACTTAACACTCTTGGAATTTCCCTCCTCCGTTTTGACTACGCACCATGGGGTATCAACGCTCCCCACATTCACCCTCGTGCCACCGAAATCTTAACAGTCTTGGAAGGTAGCCTTGAAGTTGGGTTTGTTACATCTACTCCTCCAAACCGTCTTATCACAAAGGTGCTACAGAAGGGTGATGTGTTCGTATTCCCAATTGGTCTCATCCACTATCAAAGAAATGTTGGTAAAAAAAGTGCCGCCGCCATTGCTGCTGCAAGCAGTCAAAACCCTGGTTTTATCCCAATTGCCAATTCAGTGTTTGGGTCCAAGCCTGACATTCCTAGTGACGTTTTAGCTAAGGCCTTCCAGGTGGATAACAATGTTGTCAACTATATCCGGTCTAAGTTCTAGACATGCtatgattattttatttcattaatttaggGTACGTTTAGTACACTAAATGGAAATTACGAcaaaaattgtaatctttattactaggaataaaatgtgttgtaatgtaataactaaacttattcattagtttggttgtgagttataacattagactgaaacttaacatttattttaggaaatttcttactcatacaattatatctccttacaaaattgttatttttaaatttaagagagatatgtgttatattttatgattttttatttttataattgttagatatatatatggaaagtttatttacttggaaatatattaaaatttgaaattattgtacttactaaggaataggaaatacaaccttttaaagatgaataattattccttattttgaagaataactattcataagaaatgattattttttgtaataaaaaaataaccaaactaaaaaataattaaattatagaaataaCTACATTACAGAACCTATTGTAGTATACCAAATATGCCATTAATTAATGATAAAGAACCTACTCCTCTCCACATTCTGTTCGAGTGTGTCAATTTGTTATTTTGCAACCTCATTGGAAGTTTGTGCGCATTGTTTTGCTGTTTCTATgctatatttgtaattttattattatgatactttaggtttccttttcgattttatttaataaaatatagtttttatgaattttcctcttttctttttatttttttttttttagaagatttatGTACTTTCCTTTATTCGTCTTCCATTCCATCTAGAATCCTTTGCTTCAAATTATGAACCACGTTaacagcattttttttttttcatttttatataatttccttaaaacattttattttcacatCACAATAATTATCAAATCTGAAagcaataattatgaaaataataaaagtcaCATGAAGAacttcttcaaatgaagaaattgTTACGGTAGTTAGTTCAGACACAAGGTACAAGCCTCCAATTATTCGCACATATAAGAGGAGGAAAAAACAGAAGACAGCCCAACCTATAACCTTATGAATGGAGCCTAATAGTAATTGGGCATGAAGATTAAGCAAACCTAAACATTTAATAATTAGGGTTTCTTTATACACTTCGTTGTTTGCTAtttaagcacttttttttttattgtaaaacaGTTTGGTCTATTTTGATCATAAGATTAAATGTGTATTTCTCTTACACTGGTGCCAACTATAGTTTTGTTTAGTGCTAACTCTAAGCAACCCTTAGGTGCTTACTCCTAAGATTTATCCTTTGTTTTGCAAATGTTTAATTTTCCCATTGATATTGTGTTGTTGTCCTTCGTTAGTAGTCTACTTACAAAACCTTTGTAACTAGACATCTTTGTATCCTCAACAAATGATCCACTTGCCTTCCTATCATAGGGATCCCCTAACTCTGGATTTCTTCTACATAAACTTTTTCCACAAACAATCCTCATCTGCAACAACCTGGACTTTTGGTGTTCCAAAGAGCTCTCTAGAAGTTTTCTGACCAATGAACTTACTGGCAGAGGATTGTAGTTTTTTTCTGGTTTGGATGAACAACACTTATAATCTTTTAATCTCACATATAAAGTTCAAGGTTTGATTCTTGATATGCTCTTGTTTGGCAGCCTCtctcgaaaaaaaaaagtttttatagaaaaa contains:
- the LOC126729148 gene encoding putative germin-like protein 2-1, yielding MASPILFFGLLAFFFLAASASDPSPLQDFCVADTNSPVLLNGLACKDPKTVVANDFSSSGLHIAGNTSNPEGLSVASAQIPGLNTLGISLLRFDYAPWGINAPHIHPRATEILTVLEGSLEVGFVTSTPPNRLITKVLQKGDVFVFPIGLIHYQRNVGKKSAAAIAAASSQNPGFIPIANSVFGSKPDIPSDVLAKAFQVDNNVVNYIRSKF